A window of Pseudomonas guangdongensis contains these coding sequences:
- a CDS encoding GspH/FimT family pseudopilin, with protein sequence MNAIRAKGVTLIELMVALAILAVALTLGLPALDELLARNRQTARLHQLQGDLHHARSHALTRRLRVEVCGSADGKTCQASWSQGWIARERRSQRLLLAHQQKADPTFQWSGFSASIQFMPSGTSPQSNGRFLQCHRQEVGWLLILNRQGRLRVGSTSENLAEVARCRGQ encoded by the coding sequence ATGAACGCGATACGCGCAAAAGGCGTCACGCTGATCGAGCTGATGGTCGCGCTGGCCATCCTGGCCGTCGCCCTGACCCTGGGCCTGCCAGCGCTGGACGAGTTGCTGGCGCGCAACCGGCAGACCGCGCGCCTGCATCAGCTGCAGGGCGATCTGCACCATGCCCGCAGCCACGCGCTGACGCGACGCCTGCGCGTCGAGGTGTGCGGCTCGGCCGACGGAAAAACCTGCCAGGCAAGCTGGAGCCAGGGCTGGATCGCCCGCGAGCGTCGCAGCCAGCGCCTGTTGCTCGCGCACCAGCAAAAGGCCGACCCGACATTCCAGTGGAGCGGCTTCTCCGCCAGCATCCAGTTCATGCCCAGCGGCACCAGCCCGCAGAGCAACGGCCGCTTTCTGCAATGCCATCGTCAGGAGGTCGGCTGGCTGCTGATCCTCAACCGCCAGGGGCGCCTGCGCGTCGGCAGCACGAGCGAGAACCTCGCCGAGGTCGCACGCTGCCGGGGTCAATGA
- a CDS encoding GspH/FimT family pseudopilin, which yields MTQRQYTRGFTLIELMVAIAVLAIAISTAVPAFTQTIRSTRMQASSDELFAFLLQARAQAVNERRTYQVRWQESAGLLDSALELAAAATPNTLAGRLGLADEDIDVRLFDAQGRSLPKLSGSHAQYHALQYRANGSVGSTVLLTLCRDDDPASGRLIRIQPSGSPTLYPPGKKGHGNDEDLTSCSEP from the coding sequence ATGACACAACGGCAGTACACCCGCGGGTTCACCCTGATCGAGCTGATGGTCGCCATCGCCGTACTGGCGATCGCCATCAGCACGGCCGTCCCCGCCTTCACCCAGACCATCCGGAGCACCCGCATGCAGGCGAGCAGCGACGAGCTGTTCGCCTTCCTGCTGCAGGCGCGCGCCCAGGCGGTCAACGAGCGGCGCACCTACCAGGTGCGCTGGCAGGAAAGCGCCGGGTTGCTCGACTCGGCCCTGGAGCTGGCTGCCGCCGCCACCCCGAATACCCTGGCAGGTCGCCTCGGTCTTGCCGACGAAGACATCGACGTGCGCCTCTTCGATGCCCAGGGCCGGTCGCTGCCGAAACTCTCGGGCAGCCACGCGCAGTATCACGCGCTGCAGTACCGGGCCAACGGCAGCGTCGGCAGCACGGTACTGCTGACGCTCTGTCGCGACGACGATCCGGCCAGCGGCCGACTGATCCGCATCCAGCCGAGCGGCTCGCCGACCCTCTATCCGCCCGGCAAGAAAGGGCACGGCAACGACGAAGACCTGACAAGCTGCTCGGAGCCTTAG
- the pilV gene encoding type IV pilus modification protein PilV — MTQLLRPNAGFSLIEVLVTLLLTTLGILGMVALQANGVIYTQDSIHRNAAIELSNDLAAIIRANPGEIVEQAEPPLLSGFKSESLFFKEESGSFSPALPAADSTADACAAPQTAQEQRDCWATRVFAQLPGAAEHLDQMHVCRKSDPASSCDNLGSTVEIQLAWAAKEGTCGAGLDYCTYRTRIDL; from the coding sequence ATGACCCAACTCCTGCGCCCGAACGCGGGCTTCAGCCTGATCGAGGTACTGGTCACCCTGCTGCTGACCACCCTCGGCATCCTCGGCATGGTCGCCCTGCAGGCCAACGGCGTGATCTATACCCAGGACTCGATCCACCGCAATGCGGCGATCGAGCTGAGCAACGATCTGGCGGCGATCATCCGCGCCAATCCGGGCGAGATCGTCGAGCAAGCCGAGCCGCCTTTGCTCAGTGGTTTCAAAAGCGAAAGCCTGTTCTTCAAGGAGGAGAGCGGCAGCTTTTCTCCCGCCCTGCCCGCGGCAGACAGCACGGCAGACGCCTGCGCGGCACCGCAGACCGCCCAAGAGCAGCGCGACTGCTGGGCGACCCGGGTATTCGCCCAGCTCCCCGGAGCCGCCGAGCACCTGGACCAGATGCATGTCTGCCGCAAGTCGGACCCCGCGAGCAGCTGCGACAACCTCGGCAGCACCGTAGAAATCCAGCTGGCCTGGGCGGCCAAGGAAGGCACCTGCGGAGCAGGGCTCGACTACTGCACCTACAGAACAAGGATCGATCTATGA
- a CDS encoding prepilin-type N-terminal cleavage/methylation domain-containing protein, which yields MSGARLIAAGKQRGLSLVELLIALLISSLLIIGITQIYLDNKRNYLFQQGQAGNLENARFASLLLDSYLNKAGYRRAPEQAMDDAFPAATPNGCMAFAKGSAIVPTSDGLGLCIRYQPLYSTEPDCQGNASAAFDDSSAFSAPPSSSLITLVIRYRAANPTSELHTGALSCQAAGGASPTELLGGVADFRLELGLGTPGVRDEKKLKVSPFVSAADWKGDSTDGPIRAVRYRMLLASEANRRDDSTAPKALAEWLDSADSATRTRLQSHDQRRLYHAIGGNLILRNLMP from the coding sequence ATGAGCGGAGCCCGCCTGATCGCCGCCGGAAAGCAGCGCGGCCTGTCCCTGGTCGAGCTGCTGATCGCACTGCTGATCAGCAGCCTGTTGATCATCGGCATCACCCAGATCTACCTCGACAACAAGCGCAACTACCTGTTCCAGCAGGGTCAGGCCGGCAACCTGGAGAACGCGCGCTTTGCCAGCCTGCTGCTGGACAGCTACCTGAACAAGGCGGGCTATCGCCGAGCCCCGGAGCAGGCGATGGACGACGCCTTCCCCGCCGCCACGCCAAACGGCTGCATGGCCTTTGCCAAGGGAAGCGCCATCGTCCCGACCAGCGACGGCTTGGGTCTGTGCATCCGCTATCAGCCCCTGTACAGCACGGAGCCCGACTGCCAGGGCAACGCCAGCGCCGCCTTCGACGACAGCAGCGCCTTCAGCGCACCGCCCAGCAGCAGCCTGATCACCCTGGTCATCCGCTACCGCGCAGCGAACCCGACGAGCGAGCTGCACACCGGCGCGCTCAGCTGCCAGGCCGCCGGCGGCGCCAGCCCCACCGAACTGCTCGGCGGCGTCGCAGACTTTCGACTGGAGCTCGGCCTCGGCACACCGGGGGTACGCGACGAGAAAAAACTCAAGGTATCGCCGTTCGTTAGCGCCGCAGACTGGAAAGGTGACAGTACCGATGGGCCGATCCGCGCTGTCCGCTACCGCATGCTGCTGGCCAGCGAGGCGAACCGCCGCGACGACAGCACCGCTCCCAAGGCACTGGCGGAGTGGCTGGACAGTGCCGACAGCGCCACCCGCACCCGCCTGCAAAGCCACGACCAGCGCCGCCTCTATCACGCCATCGGCGGCAACCTGATCCTGAGGAACCTGATGCCATGA
- a CDS encoding pilus assembly PilX family protein: protein MNASPHRQRGVSLLIALLMLLVITTLALSSLREASMEAKMTGNRALLNDLQNSADSALREAEFRFYGAGGKQELLEKLEPTARNCRKTNQLKSNGINLPCLLNFAESELASLHKTPLLALKNKDASKGKPLYSQSAANDADLLWMPYRGLSAAEPSQGLYPAYWNTTLIRSLNVEYGQELEGKGTYLYLINATSSLDESSEDSYRATLQSTISNIYIGLNN from the coding sequence ATGAACGCCTCGCCCCATCGCCAGCGCGGCGTCAGCCTGCTGATTGCGCTGCTCATGCTGCTGGTCATCACCACCCTGGCCCTGAGCAGCCTGCGGGAAGCCTCCATGGAGGCGAAGATGACCGGCAACCGCGCCCTCCTCAACGACCTGCAGAACTCCGCCGACTCGGCGCTGCGCGAAGCCGAGTTCCGCTTCTACGGCGCCGGCGGCAAGCAGGAGCTGCTCGAAAAGCTCGAACCCACCGCCCGCAACTGCCGCAAGACCAACCAGCTCAAGAGCAACGGTATCAACCTGCCGTGTCTGCTGAACTTTGCCGAAAGCGAGCTGGCCAGCCTGCACAAGACGCCGCTGCTGGCGCTCAAGAACAAGGACGCCAGCAAAGGCAAGCCCCTCTACTCGCAGAGCGCCGCCAACGACGCGGACCTGCTCTGGATGCCCTACCGGGGGCTGAGCGCCGCCGAGCCGAGCCAGGGCCTGTACCCGGCGTACTGGAATACCACCCTGATCCGCTCGCTGAACGTCGAATACGGCCAGGAGCTGGAAGGCAAGGGCACCTATCTGTACCTGATCAACGCCACCTCCAGCCTGGACGAGAGCTCGGAGGACAGCTATCGGGCGACCCTGCAGTCGACGATCTCCAACATCTACATCGGCCTGAACAACTGA
- a CDS encoding pilus assembly protein gives MERNSFGKRSTATCSVLGSCIAIGLALPAHAAISQQPLSLTEGVSPNLLVTLDDSGSMIWAYAPDAIEDYKTRPAGRSNAFNAMYYNPDVTYEVPKQVSFSNGNIIVTDYPTPSFTKAFWNGFDLKTSWAEFDLSTEYKVQWDTGAYNAKSFVSTCPSGMPKNSCKDGVSHAYYFNYNVSSTCPPPPNTSGKDSCYTYQKVKDSERTNFAIWFSFYRNRSLATRTAANLAFYKLPENVRITWGALSECFIGSNQGGLCFNNKIDEFSGAHRENFFKWLANFEETGATPLHAAMHRAGKLLQKESTYVSADGSSSSCQASYHIMMTDGVWNSRTDKDSPGNSDSALPYPYKDAYSNTLADVAYYYWKTDLNTKLQNNIRKYIPFVGANDQATYNDPRNNPAEWQHMVNFIVGLGLSRSLTNATAPTWTGSTFGNVAELMAMGSNGKRWPEVGPNDQNNVYDLWHAAINSRGEFFSTDSPDALVEAFAKILSRIADRTTSAASPAINSGILEEAGDQLTSYSYQTSYSSRDSWSGDLKSATKTRTWNAATGQFSVASTDGWSARDRLDTRAGSWSARQIMIAGGNHASGLQRFSWSNAGDAGTVGTLAYYLRQNPDDGDILEPLNATLAQDRLGFLHGDRSREGTLFRERRSLLGDMIGSRPAVVRGARYLPSQAERLENDSNYLAFANTHRTRRPHIYVGANDGMLHVFDAESGDETFAFVPSAVFPRLHKLTGKSYQGAAHQFYVDGSPVIADAYLDGQWRTVLIGTLRAGGKGLFALDVTDPADIRLLWEFGAEQLPNDYTARLGYSFAQPTVARLHHGKWAVVVGNGYHGENHTNGKAALLIIDLASGELTKSLEVSGEEGIANGLSTPTLADINSDGVADYAYAGDLQGNLWRFNLSPANNPAEAPFSRANEGDGVVRSFKVSYGGAPLFRAEHNGVRQPITAPPALIRHPTGLGYLVVVGTGKYFEEGDKWGQRNGDVALPQSIYGIWDIKTDSTSPNDSLQPDALTRSGLQAQTMNADREATLSGKPARLLTDTPVTWATPPAAGSTTWGTGKYGWYFDLPLEGEMTIERMQVFGQTLFFQSLVPNSDPCSPGVENWTYAINPQTGGRTRHHAFNEHRSSADPDKVISAVQQDGEGGLTLGQEPDGDYVLCTGLDCESVAPDPSSIGRQSWRIVEEEQ, from the coding sequence ATGGAACGGAACTCCTTCGGCAAACGCTCGACCGCTACCTGCAGCGTACTCGGCAGCTGCATCGCCATCGGCCTCGCCCTGCCCGCACACGCCGCCATCTCCCAGCAACCCCTGTCGCTTACCGAGGGCGTCTCGCCCAACCTGCTGGTCACCCTCGACGACTCGGGCAGCATGATCTGGGCCTACGCACCGGATGCGATCGAAGACTACAAGACCAGACCCGCCGGCCGTTCCAACGCCTTCAACGCGATGTACTACAACCCGGACGTCACCTACGAGGTGCCCAAGCAAGTCAGCTTCTCCAACGGCAACATCATCGTGACCGACTACCCGACGCCCTCGTTCACCAAGGCCTTTTGGAACGGCTTCGACCTGAAAACCTCGTGGGCCGAGTTCGATCTGAGCACGGAGTACAAAGTCCAGTGGGACACTGGCGCCTATAACGCGAAAAGCTTCGTCAGCACCTGCCCCTCCGGCATGCCAAAGAACAGCTGCAAAGACGGCGTCAGCCATGCCTACTACTTCAACTACAACGTCAGCAGCACGTGCCCGCCGCCGCCCAATACCAGTGGCAAAGACAGTTGCTACACCTACCAGAAGGTCAAGGACTCGGAGCGGACCAACTTCGCCATCTGGTTCTCCTTCTATCGCAACCGCAGTCTGGCCACCCGCACTGCGGCGAACCTGGCCTTCTACAAGCTGCCGGAGAACGTGCGCATCACCTGGGGCGCATTGAGCGAATGCTTCATTGGCAGCAACCAGGGCGGCCTGTGTTTCAACAACAAGATCGACGAATTCTCCGGCGCCCACCGGGAAAACTTCTTCAAGTGGCTGGCCAACTTCGAGGAAACGGGCGCGACCCCCCTGCACGCGGCGATGCACCGCGCCGGGAAGCTCCTCCAGAAAGAGTCGACCTACGTGAGCGCCGACGGCAGTTCCTCGTCCTGCCAGGCCAGCTATCACATCATGATGACCGACGGCGTGTGGAACTCCCGTACCGACAAGGACAGTCCCGGCAACAGCGACTCCGCCCTCCCCTATCCCTACAAGGACGCCTACTCCAACACCCTGGCCGACGTCGCCTATTACTACTGGAAGACCGACCTCAACACCAAGTTGCAGAACAACATCAGGAAGTACATTCCTTTCGTCGGTGCCAACGATCAGGCCACCTACAACGACCCGCGCAACAACCCGGCCGAATGGCAGCACATGGTCAACTTCATCGTCGGCCTCGGTCTGTCGCGCTCGCTGACCAACGCCACCGCACCCACCTGGACCGGCAGCACTTTCGGTAACGTCGCCGAGCTGATGGCCATGGGCAGCAACGGCAAGCGCTGGCCGGAGGTCGGCCCCAACGACCAGAACAACGTCTACGACCTCTGGCACGCCGCAATCAACTCGCGCGGCGAGTTCTTCAGTACCGACTCCCCCGACGCCCTAGTCGAGGCCTTCGCCAAGATCCTCAGCCGGATCGCCGACCGCACCACCTCGGCGGCCAGCCCGGCGATCAACTCGGGCATCCTCGAAGAAGCCGGCGACCAGTTGACCAGCTACAGCTACCAGACCTCCTACTCCAGCCGGGACAGTTGGTCGGGCGATCTCAAGAGCGCCACCAAGACCCGTACCTGGAACGCCGCCACCGGGCAGTTCAGTGTTGCCAGCACCGATGGCTGGAGCGCGCGGGACCGCCTGGACACCCGCGCCGGCAGCTGGTCGGCTCGCCAGATCATGATCGCCGGCGGCAACCACGCCAGCGGCCTGCAGCGCTTCAGCTGGAGCAACGCCGGAGACGCCGGCACAGTCGGCACCCTGGCCTACTACCTGCGCCAGAACCCCGATGACGGCGACATCCTCGAGCCGCTGAACGCCACCCTGGCTCAGGATCGCCTCGGCTTCCTGCACGGCGACCGCAGCCGGGAGGGCACCCTGTTCCGCGAACGGCGCAGCCTGCTGGGCGACATGATCGGCTCCAGACCAGCAGTGGTCCGCGGTGCACGCTATCTGCCCAGCCAGGCCGAACGCCTGGAAAACGACAGCAACTACCTGGCGTTCGCCAATACCCACAGAACGCGCCGGCCGCACATCTACGTCGGCGCCAACGACGGCATGCTGCACGTCTTCGACGCCGAGAGCGGCGACGAAACCTTCGCCTTCGTGCCCAGTGCGGTCTTCCCCCGCCTGCACAAGTTGACCGGCAAGAGCTACCAGGGCGCCGCGCACCAGTTCTACGTGGACGGCTCGCCGGTGATCGCCGACGCCTACCTCGACGGCCAGTGGCGCACCGTCCTGATCGGCACCCTGCGCGCCGGCGGCAAGGGCCTCTTCGCCCTGGACGTCACCGATCCCGCCGACATCCGCCTGCTCTGGGAGTTCGGCGCCGAACAACTGCCCAACGACTACACCGCACGCCTCGGCTACAGCTTTGCCCAGCCGACCGTGGCCCGCCTGCATCACGGCAAGTGGGCCGTGGTGGTCGGCAACGGCTATCACGGCGAAAACCACACCAACGGCAAGGCTGCCCTGCTGATCATCGACCTGGCCAGCGGCGAGCTGACCAAGAGCCTCGAAGTCAGCGGCGAGGAGGGCATCGCCAACGGCCTGTCGACCCCGACCCTGGCCGACATCAACAGCGACGGCGTCGCCGACTACGCCTATGCCGGCGACCTGCAGGGCAACCTGTGGCGCTTCAACCTCAGCCCGGCCAACAACCCGGCCGAGGCCCCCTTCTCCCGCGCCAACGAAGGCGACGGCGTGGTGCGCAGCTTCAAGGTGTCCTATGGCGGCGCCCCGCTGTTCCGCGCCGAGCACAACGGCGTGCGCCAGCCAATCACCGCGCCGCCGGCACTGATCCGCCATCCGACCGGACTCGGTTACCTGGTGGTGGTCGGCACCGGCAAGTACTTCGAGGAAGGCGACAAGTGGGGCCAGCGCAACGGCGACGTTGCGCTGCCGCAGAGCATCTACGGCATCTGGGACATCAAGACCGACAGCACCAGCCCCAACGACAGCCTGCAGCCGGACGCACTGACCCGCAGCGGTCTGCAGGCGCAGACGATGAACGCCGATCGGGAAGCCACGCTCTCCGGCAAGCCCGCCCGCCTGCTCACCGACACCCCCGTCACCTGGGCCACGCCGCCGGCAGCCGGCAGCACGACCTGGGGCACCGGCAAGTACGGTTGGTACTTCGATCTGCCCCTGGAGGGCGAGATGACGATCGAGCGAATGCAGGTCTTCGGCCAGACCCTGTTCTTCCAGAGCCTGGTGCCCAACAGCGATCCCTGCTCGCCCGGCGTCGAGAACTGGACCTACGCCATCAACCCGCAGACCGGCGGCCGCACCCGCCACCACGCGTTCAACGAGCACCGCAGCAGCGCCGACCCGGACAAGGTCATCTCCGCGGTCCAGCAGGACGGCGAAGGCGGCCTGACCCTGGGTCAGGAGCCCGACGGCGACTATGTGCTGTGCACCGGCCTGGACTGCGAGAGCGTGGCACCCGACCCCAGCAGCATCGGCCGCCAGAGCTGGCGGATCGTCGAGGAGGAGCAATGA